In Chryseobacterium sp., the genomic window GGTAATGTAGTCCCAGAAAACTCTCCATATCATCATTTTTCTTCTCTGCTATGACCTTTCCTGAACCATCCATCATAAATTTATAGACCATCATCCGGTCATAATTCACCACCTTTGAAAGGGTTTCCAGCAAATGGTTCCAAAGTTCCGGCGGATTATCTATGCCATAAAAATTATCATATTTATTGGAGATCCGTTTATCAGGATTGATCAGGACTTTTTCAAATTCTAAAAAGACAGAATTTCCGCTTTTAAAAACAGAAAAATGATATTCTTTTTGATGGATAAAAATTTTGTCGAAATACGTTTCATTTTCCCTTCTGGTAAACCTGTCCAGTGAAGTGTAGAAATCTGAAGCGATAATATTTTGAAAACTTTCCGGGAAATCCGTAAGTTTTCTCCCGAACAGCTCATCTAAGCGATCGATTTTAAATAAATCCGAAATATTCCTGCTGAAAAAAGTAATGGAACGGGATTCCGCATCAATGCCAATCAAATAACCAAAACTTTGTATATACCCTGGAATATGGATAGGTTCTTCATGGCATTCTACAAAATTCATATAAGCTGTCAGTCTATCAATCAAAGATAGGGCTTTTTTTTAACAGCCCGTGTCGTGTGGTATGTAATTTTTTCAAGACCCGGAAAACTGGTATCCGTTTTATTGAAGCATTCTTTATTTTCGTCATGTTTTACTGGGATATTTCTAAAATATAAGAAAAAAAACTGATATAGCGGGTATCTGCCCCTTTATATATGATTCATAACATGAATAACACATTATCCGCTAAAATAATTATGTTATTTAAACAAATTTCTCTAAATTTATGTCACCAAATAATGAATACAGGCAATAATCCATTGAATTATTCACAAAAAATTCAACATAAAATTTAAATTCAAATAATACTATTATGAAAAAGTTCCCATTAATTTTATTTTCTCTTGTTCTTTCAATAGGATTATGGAATCCGTCAGAAGCATGTACACGGGTTGTTTACAAAGGTCCACAAAACACCGTCATTACAGCCCGCTCTATGGACTGGCGTGATGAAATCCCTGCCAATCTCTGGGTCTTTCCAAAAGGCATAGAACACACCGGACAGACCGGACCAAAATCTGTAAAATGGACCTCTAAATACGGAAGCATCATCAGTTCCAGCTGGGATATCGCTTCAGCAGACGGAATGAACGAAAAAGGACTGGTCGCCAATTTATTATGGTTAGGCGAATCACAGTACCCCAAATTCGATCCAAAGGGAAGTAAAAAGGGACTTTCCATTTCTTTATGGGCACAGTATTATCTCGACAACTTTGCGACCGTAAAAGAAGCGGTGGAATTTTCAAGAAAAGAGCCCTTTGTCATTGTAAGCGATTATATTCCGGGAACCGAAAGATTTACAACAATACACCTTTCCATTTCCGATGCTTCAGGCGACAATGCCGTATTTGAATACATCAATGGTAAACTGGTGATCCATCATGATCCATCATATACAGTGATGACCAACTCTCCTGTCTTTGAAGAACAACTTGCACTTAATAATTACTGGAAGGGAATTCCGGGAACGGTTATGCTTCCGGGCACCAACCGCGCCGCAGACAGATTCGTAAGAGCCTCTTATTATATCAATGCCATTCCGCAAACTGCCGATACCCGTAGTGCCGTAGCCAGTGTTTTCAGTGTTATCAGAAACTGCTCCGTTCCTTATGGAATTACTTCGGCAACAGAACCCAATATTTCTTCTACAAGATGGCGCTCTGTTTCAGACCAAAAAAATCTGGTCTACTATTTTGAAACAGTATTTACCCCCAATACCTTCTGGGTAGATCTTAAGGATTTCGACCTAAGCCCAAAAGGAAAAGTCATGAAACTGGATCTAAGCAGCTTCCATACTTACAATGGGAAAACAAATACTGATTTTAAAGAAGCAGTACCTTTCAAATTCCTTGGATTAAACTAGAATAAATCACAAGACCAGAGAATACAACATGTAAGCTATTGAAGTGCCCTACCCAATGTGCAGGAAATACACGTGGTTTCTAACCGGAGATTATGTAAACAACTCCTATCCGATGGGTTATATTCTCTCGGGAGAGGCGGCAAATCTTCGATTTGCCGGGGTGGCCTTAAAACTTCTTAAGTACTTTTTGGCCTTGTGATAAAAACAACAAACAATCAGTAAACAAAAAGATATGGCCTTTTTTTCACTCAAAAAGAAAAGCCTGTTACTCTGCATTCTTACCTGCTGGTTTTCAGCCAATGCCCAGATACAGGATTCTTTACAAACCAAAACTCAACAGGAAGAAGATCATGTAAAATATCCTCAGCTTCAGATCAAAGGGCTTTTTCAGGCACGCTATCTCGTAGGGATGACAAAAGATGTAGATGTCAACGGACTTCATCATGCTGACGGATCCGGAACCAGTAATAATTTCATGCTTAAATATATGAGGGTTCAGGTAAGGGCACAGATCAGCAAACGTACCGAAGTAGTTGCCCTCGCCAATTTAGCAGATTTCAAAAATGACCCTAAAAGCAGAGTTCTTGAAAATGCTTATTTGAAGTATACTTTTAATCCTAAGCTGGCCATTACAGTAGGACAGTTCAGACCCTGGTTCGGAATTGAAGAAACCTATCCTATTGACATCATTAAATCTCTCGATTGGTCCAATCAATACGCTGAATTCGGTAAATTAGGCTGGACAAGCTTCCAGATCGGGATTTCAGCAACAGGACAGCTTCAGCTGGGAGAGATTCCTTTCCAATATGCAGTTTCTGTAGTGAACGGAAACGGGAAAAACCAGGTCAATGACAACGACAACGGAAAGCAATATTCTACCCGCCTGCTTTTCGGGCTGTCTAAAAAATACAATTTCAATGTAGGCCTGAATGGAGGAATCGGAGAAGTATTCAGTAAAAAAGTATATGCTTTAGGCGTTGACTTAAGCTCTCTGATCAAATTTGATCCACGATGGAGCCTTGATATGCAGCTGGAAGCCAAGCAGGCTACCAATCACGTCCTGTACAATTCTATAGACCCGGAGGTCAGACCCGAAAATCCGGATCAGTACCTGATTCGTGGCGTTTACTTTCTTCCGAATGTAAGATATGAGATCAACCACAAAAACCTCAGCGCCTTCGAGCTGTCATGCCGCTACGAATATCTTGATACCAACTTCAGGATGGCTTCCAACCCAAGACAGACCATTACGCCGATGTTCGGCCTGGAGTTCCTGAAAAATTACGGAGCAAGGATCCAGCTGGGCGTACAGTTTGACCGTTACAAATATCAGGTGGAAAACACCTCGCAATACAACAACAATCTATTCATTGTTCAGGTACAGAGTAGATTCTAACCTTTAAATCGTTATTATCATGAAAGAAATTAATATTAAAAACGTTGCGGTCACATTTATCGTTGCGTTGATCATATGGTTCATTCCTGTACCCGAAGGTGTTACCCAGGATGCGTGGCATTTGTTTGCCATCTTTGCAGCAACCATTTTAGGAATTATTCTTAAAGCCGCTCCGATGGGTACCATGTGTATGATGGCTATTGCTTTTACTGCTTTAACGCAGGTGGTAGCTCCCGGTGATGCCGGAAAATCCATTACAAAAGCCCTTTCAGGATTTGGAGATAAAGTGATCTGGCTGATCGGGATCTCCTTCTTTATTGCCAGAGGATTTATCAAAACAGGTCTTGGAAACCGTATCGCCTTTTTGTTTATCAGAATTTTTGGTAAAAGTTCATTAGGACTGGCTTATGGATTAGGATTGGCAGATGTCTGCCTGGCCCCTGCTATTCCAAGTAACACGGCAAGAGGAGGCGGGATTATCTATCCTATCATGAAATCTATGGCTATGAGCTTTGATTCAGTTCCGGAAAAACCGGAGACACATAGAAAATTAGGTTCTTTTTTAACACTGAACAGCTATTATATGAACCTCATCGCCTCTTCCATGTTCCTGACTGGTACTGCAAGTAACCCGATGTGTCAGAAATTTGCAGCCAATCTCGGAATCAATATCACCTGGATGTCCTGGGCAGCAGCGGGTTTCATCCCGGGGGCAGTAGCATTCTTTATCGTTCCTTTGGTACTATACAAATTATATCCGCCAGAACTGAAAAAAACAGGTGATGCTCCAAGAATGGCAGCTCAGAAACTAAAAGAGATGGGGCCTATTTCCAGAAACGAGTGGCTGATGTTATTGGCATTCTTCATTCTTCTGGCCTTATGGATATTTGGGGGAGCCCTTTCTATCGATGCGACAACCACGGCTTTCATTGGGCTAACCTTATTATTATTGACCTCCGTGCTGACATGGGAGGATGTAAAAGGAGAAAAAGGAGCATGGGATACCATTGTTTGGTTCGCCGTACTGGTAATGATGGCAAGCTCATTGAATGAATTAGGCTTCATCGGCTGGTTCAGTGACCTTATCAAGATGAAAATCGGTGGACTGAGCTGGCAGGTAGCCTTCCCTGTCATTATTGTAGTCTATTTTTTCAGCCACTATATTTTCGCAAGTGCTACTGCCCACGTAGCAGCTATGTATGCCGCATTGCTGGGAGTAGGTGTTTCTTTGGGAATTCCGCCTATGTTGCTGGCTATGATGCTTGGTTTCCTAGGTTCTATTTATGGGGTGCTTACCCACTACGGCCATGGCCCGGCTCCGGTATTCTTCGGAAGCGGCTATGTCGACTTGAAAGTCTGGTGGCTGAGAGGTCTTGAAATAGGAATCGTATTATTAATTATCTACATGGTTGTAGGAGGATTATGGATGAAAGTTTTAGGATATTATTAATTATTAAATCAAATATATGTTATCAACATTGTCAAGAAAAATGCTGATGTGTCTTACGGGACTTTTCCTGGGGTTCTTCCTGCTGATTCATTTTCTGGGAAACCTCCAGCTGTTTCTTCCACAGGAACAGGCACATCTGCAGTTCAATGCGTATTCCCATTTTCTATCCGGAAATATCATCATCAAAATCGTATCCTATGTTTTATATACCTCTATCATCCTGCATGCCGTAGACGGATTGGCGATTACTTTAAAGAATAAAAAATCGGGCGGAAATTATCAGACCGACAGACGCGGAAGAGCCAGCAAATGGGCCTCCCGGAATATGGGAATCCTTGGAACATTGATCCTGATCTTCCTGGTGATCCATTTTCAGAATTTTTGGTACGTCTACAAATTCGGAAACCCGCCTTTGGATGAGAATGGAAATAAAGACCTGTATATTCTGGTGGTAACTGTTTTTAAAGAATGGTGGTATGTCATTATTTATGTACTGTCCATGATTGCATTATGCTATCACCTGATTCATGGAATATATAGTGCGGTAAGAACATTGGGATTGTATCATCCTAAGTTCGTAAAATGGTTCAAAACCATCGGGATCGCTTATTCCATCATCATCAGCTTAGGGTTTGCCCTGATGCCGGTTTATGTATTCTTTACTTATCATTAAACAGAACGATTATGATTTTAGATTCAAAAATACCAAAAGGCCCATTGGAACAAAAATGGGATAACTATAAAAAGAAAGCAAAACTTGTCAACCCGGCCAACCGTAAAAAACTGGATGTCATTGTAGTAGGAACGGGACTGGCAGGGAGTTCTATTGCTGCTTCATTGGGTGAAATGGGATATAATGTGAAATCATTCTGCTTCCAGGACAGTCCAAGAAGGGCCCACTCTGTGGCTGCACAGGGAGGAGTAAATGCTGCTAAAAATTATAAAAATGATGGTGACAGTGTTTACAGAATGTTTGCAGATACGCTGAAAGGGGGAGATTTCAGAGCCCGTGAAGCGAATGTATACCGTATGGCAGAATGTTCTTTGCACCTCATCGACCAGGCCGTCGCACAAGGTGTTCCTTTCGGACGTGAATATGGCGGTTATCTCAACAACCGTTCTTTCGGCGGCGTTCAGGTAAGCCGTACTTTTTATGCAAGGGGACAAACCGGGCAACAGTTGCTTCTGGGTGCTTATCAGGCTTTGATGAGACAGGTCGGAAAAGGAACTGTACAGTTGTTTTCCAGACATGAAATGCTTGACTTGGTAGTTGTGGACGGCAAAGCCAGAGGAATTATCGTAAGGAATCTGGACACGGGAGAAATTGAAAGACATGCTGCTCATGCTGTAGTATTGGCAACAGGAGGTTACGGAAAAATCTATTACCTTTCTACTTTAGCCATGGGTTGCAATGGCTCTGCGATCTGGAGAGCCCATAAAAAAGGAGCATTAATGGCATCCCCAAGCTGGATCCAGGTACACCCTACCTCTCTTCCACAGTCCGGAGATTATCAGTCTAAATTAACACTGATGTCCGAATCCCTGCGTAATGACGGAAGAATCTGGGTTCCCTTAAAACAAGATGAAAACAGACCTCCCAATGATATTCCCGAAAACGAAAGAGACTATTACCTTGAAAGAAGGTATCCCGCTTTTGGAAATTTAGCTCCAAGAGATATCTCATCCCGCGCCGCCAAAGAAAGAATTGATGCAGGATTTGGAATCGGACCTTTGAAAAATGCTGTTTATCTTGATTTTTCCAAAGCGATCAAAGAGCAGGGAAAAGATAAGATCAGTGAGAAATATGGCAACTTATTCGATATGTATCTTAAAATAACGGGATATGATGCTTATAAAGAACCGATGATGATTTCACCCTCAGCACACTTTTCTATGGGCGGTCTTTGGGTAGATTATGAACTGATGACTACCGTTCCGGGGCTGTTTGCATTGGGAGAAGCCAATTTTGCAGACCACGGAGCCAATCGTTTGGGAGCTAATTCTCTTTTACAGGCTTCCGTAGACGGCTATTTTATCGCACCTTATACCATAGCCAATTATCTGGCGGATGAAATTCATACCGGAAAAATTTCAACGGATGCTCCTGAGTTTGAACAGGCTGAAAATGCGGTTAAAGATCAGATAAAGGATTTAATCAATATCAAAGGAACCAAAACGGCAGACCATTTCCATAAAACATTAGGAAAGCTGCTATACGACTATTGTGGGCTTGCCAGGAATGAACAAGGTCTGAAATATGCTATTCAGGAGATCCGCAAACTGAAACAGGAATTTTACAGAGAAGTAAAAGTGTCAGGCCAGGAAAATACAATGAATACTGAACTCGAAAAAGCAGGCCGGGTTGCTGATTATTTTGAAATCGGCGAACTGATGTGCTATGATGCTTTAACCCGTAATGAATCCTGCGGAGCTCATTTCCGGGAAGAATTCCAGACTCCGGATGGAGAAGCCCTTAGAAATGATACAGAATATCAATTTATTTCTGCATGGGCATGGACTGGTGAGAATGGAGAACCTGAACTGATCAGGGAACCGCTGATCTTTGAAGAAATACAGCCTACGGTAAGAAGCTACAAATAAAAAACAAAAATTATGGATTTACACCTTAAGATATGGCGACAGAAAGACAGAAAAAGTGAAGGAAAACTGGTTAATTATGACCTGAAAGGATTGAATTCTCACATGTCTTTCTTAGAGATGCTGGATACATTAAACGAAAAACTGATTATTGAAGGAGATGAACCTGTAGAATTCGACCACGATTGCCGTGAAGGGATCTGCGGACAGTGCGGTATCATGATCAATGGAATAGCTCATGGCCCTTTAAAAAATACAACCACCTGCCAGCTTCACCTGCGTTCTTTTAAAGACGGTGAAACAATTCTGATAGAACCGTTCCGTTCAGAAGCTTTTCCTGTAAAGAAAGATTTAAAGGTAGACCGTTCCGCTTTTGACAGAATTATTTCTTCAGGCGGATTCGTATCGGTAAATACCGGCCAGGCTCCGGATGCTACAGCAATTCCTGTAAATCATCAAACAGCTGAGGAATCTTTTGATTCGGCAGCCTGTATCGGATGTGGCGCTTGTGTAGCTACCTGTAAAAATGGAAGTGCGGCATTGTTCACCTCGGCAAAAATCACCCATATGGCATTGCTGCCTCAGGGAAAGGAAGAAAGAAACAAACGTGTACTGGATATGGTTGCCCAAATGGACAGCGAACATTTCGGGCACTGCTCCAATACGGAAGCCTGTGAGGTGGAATGTCCGCAGGGGATTTCAGTCCTGAATATCGCCAGAATGAATTTTGAGTATAACAGGGCACTGTTTTTCAGAAAAAGAATTAATTAGCGAAAAGACAAAACCGCAAAAAGCTAAAAGGGCGAATTTGTAAACAGGCAAATTCGTCCTTTTATTTTTAGCAGAAATTCTTAAGAATAAACAAAGTAAATTTGTCTTTTTTGCCATTTCACAATTTTGCTGTTTGCCCCATTTCCTGTTTTATCTTCCTAAGCATCCATCATCGCCACCACTCTCGCCGGAGCTGCAGAACCGCCGACAATTTTAAGCGGGAATACACAGATCTTAAATCCGGATGGAGGCAGTGCACTTAGATTCGTTAGTTGTTCGATATGCAGATATTCTTTTTCGATTCCTACACGGTGCCCTTCCCAGAAGAACTCGGGATCATTCATTTCTTTGGCTTTCCGGGCCATATATTTTAGAGGAAGATCCCATCCCCACTGGTCGATTCCCATTACTTTTACGCCCTGGTCTATCAGCCATTCTGTAGCTTCTTTGCTCATTCCCGTTCCTTTTTCTACAAAATCCGGGGTTCCCATCATTTTATCGCGATCGGTTCTGATCAATACGATATTCCCTTCCTGTATGATAATCCCATTTTTATCAAGATCATTTTTCAAATCATCTACGGTGATGGCCACAAAATCTTGTTTATGGGTACAGTCGATCACGATAGCATCACCATAACACCACTCCAACGGAATCTGGTCTATCGTTTTAGCAGGTTTCCCTTCTACTACAGGACCATAATGCCATGGAGCATCAATATGGGTGGTGGCGTGAAGTCCCATATTTTTGATGGTGTCATCTGCCCAGCCGGTCCAGTTTTTAGGAAAAAGCCTTGACGGAAGCCTCAATGCCAGACGAATCAGCCAGTGCGATTTTCGGTGTGCTTTATGTTTGATTTTCACCCGCATGAACCATGGATCTCCTGTATTGTACTGAATGGGTTTTGTTAAATCTACAATTCTTGTTTTCATATGATTTAGCTAAGGAAGCAAAGATAGCGAATAAGGCAAATGAGCAAAAGGGTGAAATAGTAAAAAGGCTGATTTGCTTCTCCTAAAAATTCATCATTATTAATCCAAACACAAAGAGCAATTTCGTCTATTTGCTATTTTTGCACTTTCACCTCTTCGCCCTAAAACCCTTTAGGGATCATAATCTTCTTCGGATCATTCTCATCATACATGATCTCAATGGTTCCTTTTTTAGGAACGGAAGACTGGTTCAGGCGGCTGACAATTTTCTTATATACAGCAATATGTTCGGTTCCTCTGAAATCTTTAAAACTTACCTGAAACATGATTTGAGGCTGATCATTTACAGTGAGACCTGTCTCGCTTACACTGATGATATTGGCTTCAGCATTTCTCCCTGAAAAGAGGATACGTTCTTCTTTTGTATTTTTAAAAAACTTGCCGAAAATCAGCTGAAAAACCAATACATAAATAATCGTCATTACGCCACTGAAAATAATCGGGTGCATGAATGTCAGAAATCTCCAACCAAAATCAAAGGATTCCCGCCTATAGAAATAATAGTATAATCCGATGACATAAGCGATCAGTAATCCAAGAAAAATAATTCTTAACATCATCCCTGAAGGGTTGAATCCTACTTTCTGATCACTTAAAATAAAGTAAGGTTCCTGTGATACTTTGGGATTCAGCAAGACTTTTACCTTATTTCCGACATCGAATCTTTTTTCCCGTGGCCTGGAATCATGAAACATCATTTTATGTTCTATCAGTGTATTGCTGAGATTGGGAAATGAAAGCGCAACCTGAATGAGATTCATACTGGATTTCGGAATGTATTTGAGGAGTTTATAATCAATGATTTTGGCCTCTCTCGGAATTCCGTTCCGTAGAATGGACTTAATCGTATTTTTCTCTTTAAAAGTTGTAATGAAAAGCTTATTGATAAAGAAAATAATCACATATCCTCATATTAACAAAGAAAAACCGAGATATCCATAGCTCACCGCTAATGAATTTCTCGGTTCTGTTGCGAGTTCCTCACCCATCATATAAATGAAAATCGGAAAAGGAGCGCAGAAAAAAAAGAGAAAAGCTCCCCAGAAAATGATCATAAATTTCATAGCTGCTATTTTGTAATCAGCAATAAAGTTATGATATTATTATGGAACGGGAAGCGTATTTTTACACCTCTTTTTCGAAATAAAGCCTGTAGTATTTTCCTTTGTCATCCTCTCCCATCTCAATTTTCTGCCGGTCTCCGTGGATGTAGATATGGAAGTTTTTATCTAATTTAATGATACTTTTAAAGTGTCTCTGAGTCTTTTTTACCGCAGCTTCACTGATCGGGAATTCTTCAGCGATATTCACCTGCATGTCCTGCTCGTAATCTGTTTTAAAATTGACAAAACTTTCAATAACGTGTTCGTCTCCCAATACTTCACTGGCAAATTCATCTAACTTGAATTCTTCTTTTTCTTTGAAAAAATTGATCGATTTGTTAAGGAAATCTGCCTGGTCAGCTTTGGAAACTTCAAATTCCTGGGGAAGCTGTTTTGTGATATAATCTTTATAGACCATCAAAGCTTCCTGCGTGTGAAAATATTCGTCGTCACGCTGTTTTACTTTCAGGAAATCTTCAAACCAGTAGTACATGTCCCCGTTTTTGTTGTTGTCAACTACAGAAAGCACATACCCGGTTTCTTTATTGTTGTTGTAGATCAAAGCTGCCTTATCAATTTTGGATAAGCCGATTCCCTGATCTTTTTCAATATCAAATGTTTCTTCGGCAGGATTGATTTTCAGGAAAGATTCTCTCTTCTCTGTTTTAAAGATCCCGATTTTATCCACTTTGTCAGGGCGGTCACTTTCATCTTCAAAAAGTACGATGAAAAGTTCTCCACTCTGAACCCTTGGGTTTTCTGCAGCTTCAAAAAGGTGTTTGGCAATATTCTCAGATTCCCAGAGAAACTTGGACTTGTCATCAAAAATTTCAGATACGGCACTGTAAACCGGGTTATTCACCAGATACGTGTCACTGTAAAAATGAAAGGTCTCTTCCGATTTAAAAGAACCTAAAAAGTAATCTTCAAGCATTTCTGCCATTCCTTTTTCCAGTTTCAATTCTTCCTGGGAAAGCGTCAGGGAATCTCCGTTGATCTTATTTCCGACTCTGTGTACTATTATTTTTGAAAACATTTTTCTGAATATTTGGACTGCAAAGATATTCATTCTTATCCTTACTGCGAAACTTAAAAATGTCATGACACAGGATAGACTTTATTAAAGAGAATTTTAAACCACCCCGTCAAAAATTCTTTGAATTTTCGCCACCCCTCCAAAGGAGGGGAATTCTCAGCCATTCATTTGTGATGGGCTATATCAGACGTTTTTTGTCGTTCATTTTTCCAAATTG contains:
- a CDS encoding linear amide C-N hydrolase, whose amino-acid sequence is MKKFPLILFSLVLSIGLWNPSEACTRVVYKGPQNTVITARSMDWRDEIPANLWVFPKGIEHTGQTGPKSVKWTSKYGSIISSSWDIASADGMNEKGLVANLLWLGESQYPKFDPKGSKKGLSISLWAQYYLDNFATVKEAVEFSRKEPFVIVSDYIPGTERFTTIHLSISDASGDNAVFEYINGKLVIHHDPSYTVMTNSPVFEEQLALNNYWKGIPGTVMLPGTNRAADRFVRASYYINAIPQTADTRSAVASVFSVIRNCSVPYGITSATEPNISSTRWRSVSDQKNLVYYFETVFTPNTFWVDLKDFDLSPKGKVMKLDLSSFHTYNGKTNTDFKEAVPFKFLGLN
- a CDS encoding porin, which gives rise to MAFFSLKKKSLLLCILTCWFSANAQIQDSLQTKTQQEEDHVKYPQLQIKGLFQARYLVGMTKDVDVNGLHHADGSGTSNNFMLKYMRVQVRAQISKRTEVVALANLADFKNDPKSRVLENAYLKYTFNPKLAITVGQFRPWFGIEETYPIDIIKSLDWSNQYAEFGKLGWTSFQIGISATGQLQLGEIPFQYAVSVVNGNGKNQVNDNDNGKQYSTRLLFGLSKKYNFNVGLNGGIGEVFSKKVYALGVDLSSLIKFDPRWSLDMQLEAKQATNHVLYNSIDPEVRPENPDQYLIRGVYFLPNVRYEINHKNLSAFELSCRYEYLDTNFRMASNPRQTITPMFGLEFLKNYGARIQLGVQFDRYKYQVENTSQYNNNLFIVQVQSRF
- a CDS encoding anion permease, which produces MKEINIKNVAVTFIVALIIWFIPVPEGVTQDAWHLFAIFAATILGIILKAAPMGTMCMMAIAFTALTQVVAPGDAGKSITKALSGFGDKVIWLIGISFFIARGFIKTGLGNRIAFLFIRIFGKSSLGLAYGLGLADVCLAPAIPSNTARGGGIIYPIMKSMAMSFDSVPEKPETHRKLGSFLTLNSYYMNLIASSMFLTGTASNPMCQKFAANLGINITWMSWAAAGFIPGAVAFFIVPLVLYKLYPPELKKTGDAPRMAAQKLKEMGPISRNEWLMLLAFFILLALWIFGGALSIDATTTAFIGLTLLLLTSVLTWEDVKGEKGAWDTIVWFAVLVMMASSLNELGFIGWFSDLIKMKIGGLSWQVAFPVIIVVYFFSHYIFASATAHVAAMYAALLGVGVSLGIPPMLLAMMLGFLGSIYGVLTHYGHGPAPVFFGSGYVDLKVWWLRGLEIGIVLLIIYMVVGGLWMKVLGYY
- a CDS encoding succinate dehydrogenase cytochrome b subunit; this translates as MLSTLSRKMLMCLTGLFLGFFLLIHFLGNLQLFLPQEQAHLQFNAYSHFLSGNIIIKIVSYVLYTSIILHAVDGLAITLKNKKSGGNYQTDRRGRASKWASRNMGILGTLILIFLVIHFQNFWYVYKFGNPPLDENGNKDLYILVVTVFKEWWYVIIYVLSMIALCYHLIHGIYSAVRTLGLYHPKFVKWFKTIGIAYSIIISLGFALMPVYVFFTYH
- a CDS encoding fumarate reductase/succinate dehydrogenase flavoprotein subunit is translated as MILDSKIPKGPLEQKWDNYKKKAKLVNPANRKKLDVIVVGTGLAGSSIAASLGEMGYNVKSFCFQDSPRRAHSVAAQGGVNAAKNYKNDGDSVYRMFADTLKGGDFRAREANVYRMAECSLHLIDQAVAQGVPFGREYGGYLNNRSFGGVQVSRTFYARGQTGQQLLLGAYQALMRQVGKGTVQLFSRHEMLDLVVVDGKARGIIVRNLDTGEIERHAAHAVVLATGGYGKIYYLSTLAMGCNGSAIWRAHKKGALMASPSWIQVHPTSLPQSGDYQSKLTLMSESLRNDGRIWVPLKQDENRPPNDIPENERDYYLERRYPAFGNLAPRDISSRAAKERIDAGFGIGPLKNAVYLDFSKAIKEQGKDKISEKYGNLFDMYLKITGYDAYKEPMMISPSAHFSMGGLWVDYELMTTVPGLFALGEANFADHGANRLGANSLLQASVDGYFIAPYTIANYLADEIHTGKISTDAPEFEQAENAVKDQIKDLINIKGTKTADHFHKTLGKLLYDYCGLARNEQGLKYAIQEIRKLKQEFYREVKVSGQENTMNTELEKAGRVADYFEIGELMCYDALTRNESCGAHFREEFQTPDGEALRNDTEYQFISAWAWTGENGEPELIREPLIFEEIQPTVRSYK
- a CDS encoding succinate dehydrogenase/fumarate reductase iron-sulfur subunit — protein: MDLHLKIWRQKDRKSEGKLVNYDLKGLNSHMSFLEMLDTLNEKLIIEGDEPVEFDHDCREGICGQCGIMINGIAHGPLKNTTTCQLHLRSFKDGETILIEPFRSEAFPVKKDLKVDRSAFDRIISSGGFVSVNTGQAPDATAIPVNHQTAEESFDSAACIGCGACVATCKNGSAALFTSAKITHMALLPQGKEERNKRVLDMVAQMDSEHFGHCSNTEACEVECPQGISVLNIARMNFEYNRALFFRKRIN
- a CDS encoding cyclase family protein; translation: MKTRIVDLTKPIQYNTGDPWFMRVKIKHKAHRKSHWLIRLALRLPSRLFPKNWTGWADDTIKNMGLHATTHIDAPWHYGPVVEGKPAKTIDQIPLEWCYGDAIVIDCTHKQDFVAITVDDLKNDLDKNGIIIQEGNIVLIRTDRDKMMGTPDFVEKGTGMSKEATEWLIDQGVKVMGIDQWGWDLPLKYMARKAKEMNDPEFFWEGHRVGIEKEYLHIEQLTNLSALPPSGFKICVFPLKIVGGSAAPARVVAMMDA
- a CDS encoding nucleoid-associated protein, yielding MFSKIIVHRVGNKINGDSLTLSQEELKLEKGMAEMLEDYFLGSFKSEETFHFYSDTYLVNNPVYSAVSEIFDDKSKFLWESENIAKHLFEAAENPRVQSGELFIVLFEDESDRPDKVDKIGIFKTEKRESFLKINPAEETFDIEKDQGIGLSKIDKAALIYNNNKETGYVLSVVDNNKNGDMYYWFEDFLKVKQRDDEYFHTQEALMVYKDYITKQLPQEFEVSKADQADFLNKSINFFKEKEEFKLDEFASEVLGDEHVIESFVNFKTDYEQDMQVNIAEEFPISEAAVKKTQRHFKSIIKLDKNFHIYIHGDRQKIEMGEDDKGKYYRLYFEKEV